The Heliorestis convoluta genome includes the window GCGCTTTTTTCTAAGGGTTCGTTGTTTTTGATGAGTGGGAATCTTCCAGTAGCTTGATTAGGTCATCGTAGTCTTCTTGCAATTTCATCAAATCGTGAGCCAAGTGAAAAGAGGCCAGAACTGCGATTTTGGCAACGGAAAGGTGCGGTGCTTTGCGACTAATCTGCTCCATCCGCTCATTGACAATAGAAGCCACTTCCTCCATATGTTCTGGTGTTACGGCTCCTTTGATTGTGTAGGGTTCTCCGAATATTCGAACTGTGGTTTTGTACATTTCTTCTTCACGCACACCTTGCCCTCCTTTTCGCTTCTTAGCCTATCCTGCTGCATTGCTTTATGGGATTATGCGTTCTGGTCTATAATTGACTTTTTCTTTGGATCTTTCGATTGGTTATTTTATCCTTTCGATGCACTGATGAAAAAACCCTGCTATTTTTCGGTAAGGAGTTAAAAAAACCCCCCGCTCGTCGTTAGCGCGATCGGGGGGGTTGCTTTAACGAAATTGAGCGCCTAGTTCTTCTGTTAAAGCCACTTTGATAGCATCGTGTGTTTTGTTCACTTCTTCATCCGTTAAGGTGCGATCGGCTCTTTGATAACGCAAAGAATAGGCTAAGCTACGATAACCTTCAGGAATCTGATTTCCCTGATAGACATCAAAAAGCTGCCATCTCTCTAGGAGCTTACTGCCTCGTTTGGCAATGATAGCTTCAACCTTGCTCGCAGGTACTGATAAGGGAAGTATCATGGCCATATCGCGATCGGTAGAGGGATAACGAGGCAAGGGCTTGTAGTAGCCTTTCGTCTGGGCTAGTTCTGTTAAAGCCGCTACGTCGAGCTCCATGACTACCGCTCTTTCAGGAAGATCGTAGACCTCAATAACATCAGGATGGACTTCTCCTAAGACACCAATCTCTAGGACTGTATCTTTTTCCTCTTTGTAAAGTCGAGCACTTCGCCCAGGATGGAGATAAGAGCATTTTTGCAGCGCTTCCCACTGAATGCCTTCGATTTTTAAGCTTTCCATGAGCTTTTCTATAATGCCTTTGAGGTAGTAAAAATCATAATTTTGCCTGGAACCACTCCAGTGAATGGGCTCTTTCCCCATTACCAGCGCTGAAAGTTTCCAGTTCTCAATGGGAAGTTCTTGGAGAGGCAACTGGCGAGGATGAAAGGTGCCACCAAGCTCGAAAATAGCTAGATCGCTTGTTCTTCGACTGGCGTTGCGAGATGCTACGTCAAGC containing:
- a CDS encoding cell division protein ZapA, which translates into the protein MREEEMYKTTVRIFGEPYTIKGAVTPEHMEEVASIVNERMEQISRKAPHLSVAKIAVLASFHLAHDLMKLQEDYDDLIKLLEDSHSSKTTNP